A stretch of the Desulfobacter sp. genome encodes the following:
- a CDS encoding CZB domain-containing protein, protein MSWKEMTIGKKIGTGFGIVLTLLIIVGIMAYTGTKGIVTNAEEVISGNQLDGNLAQKEVDHLNWANRVNALLTDDSITDLDVETDDHKCGFGKWLFGEGRKHAEQMVPSLAPLLKEIEAPHKALHDSAIAISKTFKQADLNLPALLLQREVDHLKWAAQIRTAFLMKKDTLGVQTDPSLCALGKWLGTEQAKLAYEKGDYDFKQAWDKMLTSHDGLHRSADQIESHLQAGQLDQAIGVFNKTTLPLLDKTMAGLAGLRKEALHELKGMKESRQIYTTRTLPALNQVQSLLGQLRKEAKNNIMTDDIMLAAAQKTKLSVIILVSVAVAIGIFMAFFISKGIIRVLTTITGRLGEGANQVASAAGQVSSSSQSMAEGASQQAASIEETSSSMEEMSSMTKKNAENAIHADGLMKEANGVVKTAHQSMEDITKASEETSKIIKTIDEIAFQTNLLALNAAVEAARAGEAGAGFAVVADEVRNLAMRAADAAKNTSQLIEGTVQKVETGSNLVSSTNEAFTQVAQSTSKVGDLVAEISEASREQSEGIDQVNTAISEMDRVVQQNAANAEESASASEEMNAQAEQLRDYVGDLVMMVTGKQDLKAGRISRPSVRTLAHKPAQAPKTQIRSQEEIRPDQVIPFDEDDDFKDF, encoded by the coding sequence ATGAGCTGGAAAGAAATGACCATTGGGAAAAAAATAGGAACGGGATTCGGCATTGTCCTAACCCTGTTGATTATTGTGGGAATCATGGCATATACAGGGACCAAAGGCATTGTTACCAATGCCGAAGAGGTGATTTCAGGTAATCAACTGGACGGCAACCTGGCCCAGAAAGAGGTGGACCACCTGAACTGGGCCAACCGGGTCAATGCCCTGCTAACCGATGACAGCATTACCGATCTTGATGTTGAAACAGATGATCACAAATGCGGATTCGGCAAATGGCTGTTTGGGGAAGGCAGAAAACATGCAGAACAGATGGTGCCGTCCCTGGCACCGTTGCTCAAAGAAATTGAAGCACCGCACAAAGCCCTGCATGACTCGGCCATTGCCATTTCCAAAACATTCAAACAGGCTGACCTGAATTTGCCGGCCCTTCTTCTCCAGCGGGAGGTGGACCATCTTAAATGGGCCGCCCAAATACGGACCGCCTTTCTCATGAAAAAGGATACTCTCGGGGTTCAAACCGATCCCTCCCTTTGTGCCCTTGGCAAATGGTTGGGCACAGAGCAGGCAAAATTGGCCTACGAAAAAGGGGATTATGATTTTAAACAGGCCTGGGATAAAATGTTAACCTCCCATGACGGCCTTCACCGTTCAGCTGATCAAATTGAATCCCACCTTCAGGCAGGCCAGCTGGACCAGGCCATTGGGGTGTTTAACAAAACCACTTTGCCCCTGCTAGACAAAACCATGGCCGGCCTGGCAGGACTTCGAAAAGAAGCCCTGCATGAACTCAAGGGTATGAAAGAGAGCAGGCAAATTTACACCACCCGTACCCTGCCGGCCTTAAACCAAGTTCAGTCCCTGCTTGGGCAATTGCGAAAAGAGGCCAAGAACAATATCATGACCGACGATATCATGCTTGCCGCTGCCCAGAAAACCAAACTCTCTGTCATTATTCTGGTTTCTGTGGCCGTTGCCATCGGCATATTCATGGCCTTTTTCATATCCAAAGGCATCATCCGGGTATTGACCACAATTACAGGAAGGCTTGGAGAAGGGGCCAACCAGGTGGCATCGGCTGCCGGCCAGGTTTCTTCATCCAGCCAGTCCATGGCCGAAGGCGCCTCACAACAGGCAGCCTCAATTGAGGAGACCTCATCCTCCATGGAAGAGATGTCCTCGATGACCAAAAAGAATGCAGAAAATGCCATCCATGCGGACGGATTGATGAAAGAGGCCAACGGGGTGGTAAAAACCGCCCACCAGTCCATGGAAGATATCACCAAGGCCAGTGAGGAAACATCAAAAATCATTAAAACCATTGACGAAATTGCTTTTCAAACCAATTTGCTGGCCTTGAATGCTGCCGTGGAAGCTGCCCGTGCAGGAGAGGCAGGTGCGGGATTTGCCGTGGTGGCCGATGAGGTCAGAAACCTGGCCATGCGCGCGGCAGATGCAGCCAAAAACACCTCTCAGCTCATTGAGGGCACGGTTCAAAAGGTGGAAACCGGGTCAAACCTGGTCTCCTCCACCAACGAGGCCTTTACCCAGGTCGCCCAAAGCACCTCCAAAGTCGGGGACTTGGTGGCTGAAATTTCAGAAGCCTCCAGGGAACAATCCGAAGGCATTGACCAGGTCAACACGGCCATCTCCGAAATGGACCGAGTGGTTCAGCAGAATGCTGCCAACGCAGAAGAATCTGCCTCTGCATCGGAAGAGATGAACGCCCAGGCCGAACAGCTCAGGGATTATGTTGGGGATCTTGTCATGATGGTCACAGGAAAACAGGACCTCAAGGCGGGCCGGATCAGCCGGCCTTCGGTAAGGACCCTTGCCCATAAACCTGCACAGGCACCAAAAACGCAGATCAGGTCACAAGAAGAGATCCGGCCGGATCAAGTCATCCCCTTTGACGAGGATGACGATTTTAAAGACTTTTAA
- a CDS encoding purine-binding chemotaxis protein CheW, with the protein MSDDMDQAIRATTMETGKYLTFSLENEEYGIGILKVKEIIGMIPITPVPRTPEFVKGVINLRGKVLPVVDLRLKFNMGTIPYTERTCIIVVEIDTQEETVLIGIVVDAVSEVLSIVQEAIEDAPAFGTKLSTDYILGMAKTETGVKILLNIDQVLNQAEISIVHKETQI; encoded by the coding sequence ATGAGTGATGACATGGACCAGGCCATACGGGCCACGACCATGGAAACCGGAAAATATCTGACATTTTCCCTGGAAAATGAAGAGTACGGCATTGGTATTCTCAAGGTCAAAGAGATCATTGGAATGATTCCCATTACCCCTGTGCCAAGAACACCCGAGTTTGTCAAAGGGGTGATCAATCTGAGGGGAAAGGTTCTGCCGGTGGTGGATTTGAGGCTTAAATTCAACATGGGAACAATCCCTTATACGGAACGAACCTGCATCATCGTGGTTGAAATTGACACCCAGGAGGAAACCGTGCTCATCGGTATTGTTGTGGATGCGGTATCAGAGGTGTTGAGCATTGTTCAAGAGGCCATTGAAGATGCCCCTGCCTTTGGCACCAAATTATCAACAGACTATATCCTGGGCATGGCCAAGACAGAGACCGGGGTGAAAATTTTATTAAATATCGACCAAGTCCTGAACCAGGCCGAAATCTCCATTGTACACAAAGAAACCCAAATATAA
- a CDS encoding GAF domain-containing protein — translation MDSGHHRSHCSFWNRLLNLQVKRHTQKLKASEEKYRTLSQNALVGIYQVTRQGVLVLANQRMAQIFGYESEQALLKENENIATLFKDPDQLDNLVLEIDQTGTIQGKRMELVSRDRQQIWGNLYLRQAESNGSTRIYEGFLEDISLRYRHELLLKSKLMLNKYSANHTTAQTLQKFLDQAEILTQSSIGFFHLLSKDQRTIQLHAWSTRTRDEMCKAAPEKKHYPVHQAGVWADCIREKKPVIHNDYNALTHKRGMPQGHAPVIREMVVPVIRGQAVTAILGVGNKQNNYLDQDLEVVKALADTAWELVLKKQTQEEIELTQKRFLAILNGIESTIYVTDFTTHEILFMNNYMKTLFGGDLTGKKCWKALRHLDEPCPHCSNRFLTDKNSEPTGIHLWEDKHPVTGRWNIYRDRAIKWVDGRLARLQIATDVTRLKQMERTQREYEDKIRQAQKMEALGALAGGIAHDFNNILFPILGYAELLKEEFQGSPAHDKGLDEILSGAMRARELVDQILTFSRQTEHKIGPLKPDLVIKEVIRLVQSTLPSFIHIKKYVARDCKMIMADPTQFHQIAMNLITNAFHAMEDKGGILTVKLENILGQEHDLPRQGPYIRLRVEDNGMGMDPLTLEKIFEPYFTTKPAGKGTGLGLSLVHGIVKKYRGEIKIDSVPGRGTRIEVFIPAKAGQPMADPEAPIPDPAHGSERLLLVDDDLQVLRLEREILERSGYTVQIETSSKTALALVRTNPDLFDLIVTDMTMPEMTGDLLTQKVRKICPGIPIIICTGFSERMDPKRAQTLEVNWVLSKPVSKSDLVKTVRDALDGTLN, via the coding sequence ATGGATTCTGGGCATCACCGGTCTCATTGCAGTTTCTGGAACCGGCTTTTAAACCTTCAGGTCAAACGCCACACCCAAAAGTTAAAAGCCAGCGAGGAAAAATACAGGACACTGTCCCAAAACGCCCTGGTCGGCATTTATCAGGTAACCCGACAGGGGGTATTGGTCCTTGCAAATCAGAGAATGGCCCAGATTTTCGGATATGAATCAGAGCAGGCCCTTTTAAAGGAAAATGAAAACATCGCCACCCTGTTCAAAGATCCTGATCAATTGGACAACCTGGTCCTGGAAATTGATCAAACCGGCACGATCCAGGGCAAACGGATGGAACTTGTGTCCAGGGACAGACAACAGATATGGGGAAACCTTTATCTTAGGCAGGCCGAGTCAAACGGCAGCACCCGAATATATGAAGGATTTCTCGAAGATATTTCCCTTCGGTACCGACATGAGCTACTGCTCAAATCAAAACTCATGCTCAATAAATATTCAGCCAATCATACCACGGCCCAGACCCTTCAAAAATTTTTAGACCAGGCAGAAATACTTACCCAGAGCAGCATTGGTTTTTTCCACCTGCTGTCCAAAGATCAAAGAACCATTCAATTGCATGCCTGGTCCACCCGGACGCGGGACGAGATGTGCAAAGCAGCGCCTGAAAAAAAACATTATCCGGTTCACCAGGCAGGGGTCTGGGCAGACTGCATCAGAGAGAAAAAACCTGTGATCCACAACGACTATAATGCATTGACCCATAAAAGGGGGATGCCCCAGGGCCACGCACCTGTGATCCGGGAGATGGTGGTCCCTGTCATCCGGGGGCAGGCCGTCACGGCCATCCTCGGGGTGGGCAACAAGCAGAATAATTACCTTGATCAAGATCTTGAGGTGGTCAAAGCACTGGCCGATACCGCCTGGGAACTTGTTCTCAAAAAACAGACCCAGGAAGAGATAGAACTGACCCAGAAAAGATTTCTGGCCATCCTCAACGGCATTGAATCCACCATCTATGTGACTGATTTTACCACCCATGAAATTTTGTTCATGAATAATTATATGAAAACTCTCTTTGGCGGGGACCTGACCGGTAAAAAATGCTGGAAAGCCCTCAGACACCTGGACGAGCCCTGTCCCCATTGTTCCAACCGTTTTTTAACAGACAAAAATTCAGAGCCCACCGGCATCCATCTCTGGGAAGACAAGCACCCTGTGACCGGACGGTGGAATATTTACCGCGACCGGGCCATCAAATGGGTGGACGGCAGGCTGGCCAGGCTCCAGATCGCCACTGACGTCACCCGGCTCAAACAAATGGAGCGGACCCAAAGAGAGTATGAAGACAAAATCCGACAGGCCCAGAAAATGGAGGCCTTGGGTGCCCTTGCCGGCGGAATTGCCCACGATTTTAATAATATTCTTTTTCCCATTTTAGGATATGCAGAATTGCTCAAAGAAGAATTTCAGGGAAGCCCTGCCCATGATAAAGGACTTGATGAAATCCTGTCCGGTGCCATGCGGGCCAGGGAATTGGTAGACCAAATTTTAACTTTCAGCAGGCAGACCGAGCACAAGATTGGCCCGTTAAAACCGGACCTTGTGATCAAGGAAGTCATCAGGCTTGTTCAGTCCACCCTTCCCTCTTTCATCCATATAAAAAAATATGTGGCCCGGGATTGTAAAATGATCATGGCAGACCCCACCCAGTTCCACCAGATTGCCATGAACCTTATCACCAATGCCTTTCACGCCATGGAAGACAAGGGCGGCATATTAACGGTCAAACTTGAAAACATCCTTGGACAGGAACATGACCTGCCCCGTCAGGGGCCGTATATCCGGCTCAGGGTGGAAGATAATGGCATGGGAATGGATCCTTTAACCCTTGAAAAAATTTTTGAGCCCTATTTTACCACAAAACCAGCAGGCAAAGGGACAGGACTGGGTTTATCCCTGGTTCACGGCATTGTCAAAAAATACAGAGGAGAGATAAAAATAGACTCTGTTCCGGGCCGGGGCACCCGGATCGAGGTTTTTATTCCGGCAAAGGCAGGGCAGCCCATGGCTGACCCAGAGGCGCCAATACCTGACCCGGCCCATGGCTCGGAACGGCTGCTCTTGGTGGATGACGATCTCCAGGTGCTCAGGCTTGAACGGGAAATCCTGGAGCGGTCAGGATATACTGTCCAAATCGAAACCTCGAGCAAAACCGCATTGGCGCTTGTCCGTACCAACCCGGATTTATTTGATCTTATTGTCACAGACATGACCATGCCGGAAATGACCGGGGATTTGCTCACCCAAAAGGTCAGAAAAATATGCCCGGGTATACCCATCATCATTTGTACGGGATTCAGTGAGCGAATGGACCCCAAACGGGCACAAACCTTAGAGGTCAATTGGGTCCTCTCAAAACCGGTCAGCAAATCCGACCTGGTTAAAACCGTGAGAGACGCTTTGGACGGGACCTTGAATTAA
- a CDS encoding transporter substrate-binding domain-containing protein, which translates to MPLSFLDESGQAQGIYPDLLREIAKKEGWELEFIKDNWSGCLARLESGEIDLMISIVRTPERQKIYDFSTLPVVTAWGQVYTEPQKIISSILDLEKKTIGIMAKDINGRHLKNLVQKFKVNARFMDFPVYDDLCLALAEKKIHAAVINNINGAHFQQKYKLHPTPILFSPIDAYFAVRKGTNSHILSGIDRCLSLWKKDKDSVYYAILARWYGNLGSHRDTVLKWILGITGLIAVSGTGF; encoded by the coding sequence ATGCCTTTAAGTTTCCTGGATGAAAGCGGTCAGGCCCAGGGTATTTATCCGGACCTGCTCAGGGAAATCGCCAAAAAGGAAGGCTGGGAACTTGAATTTATCAAAGACAATTGGTCAGGCTGCCTGGCCCGTCTTGAATCAGGAGAAATTGACCTGATGATCTCCATCGTCCGCACCCCGGAACGACAAAAAATCTACGATTTTTCCACGCTTCCGGTTGTCACGGCCTGGGGCCAGGTTTATACCGAACCCCAAAAAATCATATCCAGTATCCTGGATCTGGAAAAAAAAACCATTGGAATCATGGCCAAAGATATTAACGGCCGCCATCTAAAAAATCTTGTCCAAAAATTCAAGGTAAATGCCAGGTTCATGGATTTTCCAGTCTACGATGACCTCTGCCTTGCCCTGGCAGAAAAAAAAATCCATGCCGCCGTCATAAACAACATTAACGGTGCCCATTTCCAGCAAAAATACAAGCTACACCCCACCCCGATTCTCTTCAGCCCGATTGATGCCTATTTTGCCGTCCGCAAAGGAACGAACAGCCATATTCTTTCAGGCATAGACCGCTGTCTATCCCTGTGGAAAAAAGACAAAGACTCGGTCTATTATGCCATTCTTGCACGCTGGTATGGAAACCTGGGATCCCATAGGGATACTGTCCTGAAATGGATTCTGGGCATCACCGGTCTCATTGCAGTTTCTGGAACCGGCTTTTAA
- the hrpA gene encoding ATP-dependent RNA helicase HrpA — translation MKHLNQIKALVPKAMCKDKHTIHKRLNSIRKTKADASDAVKKKESSALGLLKKARASANCRQLRMDNRPQQLGFDPDLPITAKKDEIIQAIQNHPVVIISGETGSGKTTQIPKFCLEAGCGCSGMIGCTQPRRIAAMTVAKRIAFELNEPLGASVGYKIRFDDKTPAHAYIKLMTDGILLAETQQDRFLTQYDTLIVDEAHERSLNIDFTLGILRGLVKKRSDLKLIITSATIDTEKFSKAFDNAPVIEVSGRMYPVELTYAPMLSSRSEEKSKSQRSNSDDQGYVEAAAQTAANILSRTRQGDLLIFMPTEQDIGETMEILRGKNLAGVSILPLFARLSGKEQARVFSKGVGRKVVVSTNVAETSLTIPGIKYVVDTGLARIPSYSPRTRTTALPVSPISQSSANQRMGRCGRVENGVCIRLYDEEDFGSRPFFTAPEILRSNLAEVILRMISLNLGDVATFPFIDPPSPKSIKDGFDTLLELSAIRQKKTGKKQGSKPGRSFFLTPMGRTMARLPVDPKLARILIQAAQTGCLEQAVIIATALTVSDIRQRPADKLQAANQKHGVFKDPSSDFITLLNIWNSCEDAGKRLKSRSRVRKWCIENYLSFKRLREWQDIHRQITRMLKEHKIGPQNPLPVQASDPQKSKEFEHGGPLYTAIHKALLRGYLAGIAHKKEKNLFMAAKGQLAMIFPGSALFNRAGTWIVASEYVKTSQLFARCVANIDPAWLEEIGQDLCVQTYSDPHWEKKRGEVVANEQVSLFGLVIVDKRKVAYGKINPQESGEIFIRHALVEGEIFQKFAFMDHNQTLIQEIEDLEHKTRKRDILASEEDIYLFYQSRLPTPFFNIRTFAKFLKDQDDDLFLRMTRKNLQKTQVDHTLLSQFPDHLAMDQGEFALGYEFNPGSETDGVTLKVPADSASLVSAFQVETLVPGLFKEKIVALIKALPKKHRVRLMPIQEKAAFIAQNIPKEDKPLYTLLSEFIRAHYNLIIPASTWSDKDLPDHLKMRISIRDEKNREIKSLRDLSRLGTFAQKRPASKNNAFDQARSRYEKTDIQSWNFPDLLPGIPLDDKTGFARMAFPGLAVEGIEQTLALRLFKSKDQAINSHKKGISRLFELEYPDDIKALKKDINKDSGLRRISPWFKGQGKFQEMVVSAIVRQYLEKDIRTQQDFQAHVKEIRPRLYALGQKASALVIAAGDAYGDCFSLIQKFSLQYKDRPGPFQALTRVFKELKNICPPHFPELYNFNRMSHLPKIITCLGIRARKAVDNPTKESQKAQLIAPFERRLESLISGLTENASPEKTRAVEDFFWMLEEYKISVYAQELKTRFKVSAKRLDKALTNLSTMV, via the coding sequence ATGAAACACCTAAACCAAATAAAAGCCCTTGTTCCAAAAGCAATGTGCAAGGACAAGCATACCATCCATAAGCGTCTAAATTCAATCAGAAAAACAAAAGCAGACGCTTCTGATGCCGTAAAAAAAAAAGAATCTTCAGCCCTTGGGTTGTTAAAAAAAGCCAGGGCCTCTGCAAATTGCAGACAGCTTCGAATGGACAACCGGCCCCAACAATTAGGATTCGACCCGGACCTGCCCATCACAGCCAAAAAAGACGAAATTATCCAGGCCATCCAGAACCATCCAGTGGTGATTATTTCAGGAGAAACCGGGTCGGGTAAAACCACCCAAATCCCCAAATTCTGCCTTGAGGCCGGCTGCGGCTGCAGCGGAATGATCGGCTGTACCCAGCCCCGGCGCATCGCCGCCATGACCGTGGCCAAGCGAATCGCCTTTGAGCTCAACGAGCCTTTGGGGGCATCCGTGGGATACAAGATCAGGTTTGACGATAAAACACCTGCCCATGCCTATATTAAACTGATGACCGACGGCATCCTTTTGGCCGAAACCCAGCAGGACCGTTTTTTAACCCAATACGACACCTTGATTGTGGACGAAGCCCATGAAAGAAGTTTGAACATTGACTTCACCCTGGGTATTTTACGGGGGCTGGTCAAAAAACGATCAGACTTAAAGCTGATCATCACTTCGGCCACCATTGACACTGAAAAATTTTCCAAAGCCTTTGACAATGCCCCGGTAATAGAGGTATCCGGCCGGATGTACCCGGTGGAACTGACCTATGCCCCCATGCTCTCTTCCCGGTCGGAAGAAAAAAGCAAATCCCAGCGTTCGAACAGCGATGACCAGGGGTATGTAGAAGCCGCAGCCCAGACCGCAGCCAATATCCTAAGCCGGACCCGGCAGGGGGATCTGTTGATTTTCATGCCCACGGAACAGGATATCGGAGAAACCATGGAAATCCTGAGAGGAAAAAACCTGGCAGGGGTAAGTATTCTGCCCTTGTTTGCAAGGCTTTCCGGCAAGGAACAGGCCCGGGTTTTTTCAAAAGGGGTGGGCCGAAAAGTGGTGGTTTCAACCAATGTGGCGGAAACTTCTTTAACCATACCGGGAATCAAATATGTGGTGGACACAGGCCTTGCCAGAATCCCCTCATATTCCCCAAGAACCAGGACCACAGCCCTGCCGGTTTCGCCCATTTCCCAGTCTTCAGCCAACCAGAGAATGGGGCGTTGCGGCCGGGTGGAAAACGGCGTCTGTATCCGGCTCTACGATGAAGAAGACTTTGGGTCCCGGCCCTTTTTCACCGCCCCTGAGATTTTAAGATCCAACCTGGCTGAGGTCATCCTGAGAATGATCTCTTTGAACCTCGGGGATGTTGCCACCTTCCCCTTTATTGATCCCCCGTCCCCCAAAAGCATCAAGGACGGGTTTGACACCCTCCTGGAATTATCTGCCATCAGGCAAAAAAAAACAGGCAAAAAACAGGGGTCGAAACCGGGCCGCTCTTTTTTTCTCACCCCCATGGGCAGAACCATGGCCCGGCTGCCTGTGGACCCGAAACTTGCCAGAATTCTTATACAGGCAGCCCAGACCGGATGCCTAGAACAGGCAGTGATCATTGCCACGGCCCTGACCGTTTCCGACATTCGCCAGCGTCCGGCGGACAAACTCCAGGCCGCAAACCAAAAACACGGGGTGTTCAAGGATCCCTCTTCAGATTTTATTACCCTGCTCAATATTTGGAATAGTTGTGAAGATGCCGGTAAACGGCTTAAATCAAGATCCAGGGTCAGAAAATGGTGTATTGAAAACTATCTTTCCTTTAAGCGTCTCCGGGAGTGGCAGGATATCCACCGCCAGATCACCCGGATGCTCAAAGAACATAAAATCGGCCCCCAAAACCCATTGCCGGTTCAGGCGTCTGATCCCCAGAAATCCAAAGAGTTTGAACATGGCGGGCCCTTGTACACCGCCATACACAAGGCCCTGCTCCGGGGATATCTTGCCGGAATCGCACATAAAAAAGAAAAAAATCTATTCATGGCGGCCAAGGGTCAACTGGCCATGATCTTTCCGGGCTCTGCCCTGTTTAACCGTGCAGGCACCTGGATCGTGGCTTCGGAATATGTCAAGACCAGCCAGCTTTTTGCCCGGTGTGTGGCCAATATAGATCCGGCCTGGCTGGAGGAGATCGGCCAGGATCTTTGTGTCCAGACCTATAGCGATCCCCATTGGGAAAAAAAACGAGGAGAAGTTGTGGCCAATGAACAGGTCTCCTTGTTCGGGCTTGTAATCGTGGACAAAAGAAAGGTGGCCTATGGGAAAATCAACCCCCAGGAATCAGGGGAAATTTTTATCCGCCATGCCCTGGTCGAGGGAGAGATTTTCCAAAAATTCGCCTTTATGGACCATAACCAGACCCTGATCCAAGAGATTGAAGACCTGGAACACAAGACCCGAAAACGGGATATCCTGGCATCTGAGGAAGACATCTACCTTTTTTACCAGTCAAGACTGCCAACCCCCTTTTTCAATATCCGGACCTTTGCAAAATTTCTCAAGGACCAGGATGATGACTTGTTTTTACGCATGACCCGAAAAAATCTTCAAAAAACCCAGGTGGACCATACCCTGCTCTCTCAATTTCCCGACCACCTGGCCATGGACCAGGGGGAATTCGCCCTGGGCTATGAGTTCAACCCCGGTTCAGAAACAGACGGGGTCACCCTCAAGGTTCCGGCAGATTCAGCATCCCTGGTTTCCGCCTTTCAGGTGGAAACACTGGTGCCCGGACTGTTCAAGGAAAAGATAGTGGCTCTGATCAAGGCCCTGCCCAAAAAACATCGGGTCAGGCTCATGCCCATCCAGGAAAAAGCCGCCTTTATTGCCCAAAACATACCCAAAGAGGACAAACCCCTGTACACCCTGCTCTCTGAATTTATCCGGGCCCATTACAACCTCATTATCCCGGCGTCAACCTGGTCGGACAAAGATCTGCCTGACCACCTGAAAATGCGGATCTCCATCAGGGATGAAAAAAACAGAGAGATCAAATCTTTAAGAGATCTGTCAAGGCTCGGCACCTTTGCCCAAAAAAGGCCAGCGTCCAAAAACAATGCCTTTGACCAGGCCCGGTCTCGTTACGAAAAAACAGATATCCAGTCCTGGAATTTCCCGGATCTTTTGCCCGGCATTCCCCTGGACGATAAAACCGGGTTTGCCCGAATGGCTTTCCCGGGGCTTGCCGTTGAAGGAATAGAACAAACACTGGCCCTGCGCCTGTTCAAATCAAAAGACCAGGCCATAAATAGCCATAAAAAAGGAATTTCCCGTCTGTTTGAGCTTGAATATCCCGACGATATCAAAGCCTTGAAAAAAGATATAAACAAAGATTCTGGACTTCGCCGAATTTCCCCCTGGTTCAAAGGTCAAGGAAAATTTCAGGAGATGGTGGTTTCGGCCATTGTGAGACAATACCTTGAAAAAGACATCAGAACACAGCAGGATTTCCAGGCCCATGTCAAAGAAATCCGCCCCAGGCTTTATGCCCTGGGCCAAAAAGCCTCAGCCCTGGTCATAGCCGCAGGAGATGCTTATGGAGACTGTTTTTCCCTGATCCAGAAATTCTCCTTGCAGTACAAGGACAGACCCGGGCCCTTCCAAGCCCTGACCCGTGTATTTAAAGAGCTTAAAAATATTTGCCCTCCCCATTTTCCAGAACTTTACAATTTTAACCGGATGTCCCATTTGCCCAAGATCATCACCTGCCTGGGCATCCGTGCCAGAAAAGCCGTTGACAACCCAACCAAAGAAAGCCAAAAAGCGCAATTGATCGCCCCGTTTGAACGCAGGCTTGAATCCCTGATCTCAGGGCTGACCGAAAATGCATCCCCGGAAAAAACCAGGGCTGTTGAAGATTTTTTCTGGATGCTTGAAGAATACAAGATATCTGTGTATGCCCAGGAATTGAAAACCCGGTTCAAGGTTTCTGCCAAGCGCCTGGACAAGGCATTGACCAACCTGTCAACCATGGTTTAA
- a CDS encoding (Fe-S)-binding protein has translation MGESAIKIGGARKSVFKDKVMTLLPDGGNLNACLTCGACASGCPATGLDGMDPRKFLRMAALGMDEEILKSNWVWMCSMCTRCMYVCPMQINIPQLVFNARATWKKEDKPKGIIGSCDMALKHDTCSAMGANEEDFQFVVEDVLEEYQESQPEFETMKADVNRKGAHYFLNQNSREPVTEPDEMVPLWKIMHLAGADWTYGTKGWAAENYCMFSADDENWEKIVRTKVKAVEDLGCKVWLNTEUGHELFAVLAGLKKFDIPYNFEIKSIIQLYAQWIKEGKLNPSSDWNKDRKVTFTVQDPCQLVRKSFGDPVAEDLRYVVKAVVGEENFIDMTPNRSNNFCCGGGGGYLQSGFQEQRRAYGQTKANQILATKADYCITPCHNCHAQVHDMADVNEHAWETVHLWTLLNLSLGILGPNEREYLGEDLKEVDVFHPESAM, from the coding sequence ATGGGAGAATCAGCTATTAAAATTGGAGGCGCCAGGAAGAGCGTCTTCAAAGACAAGGTTATGACGCTTTTGCCCGACGGTGGAAACCTCAATGCCTGTTTGACCTGCGGGGCCTGTGCATCAGGGTGTCCTGCAACAGGGCTGGACGGGATGGATCCCAGAAAATTTCTTCGCATGGCCGCCCTTGGCATGGACGAGGAAATTTTGAAATCCAATTGGGTATGGATGTGCTCCATGTGCACCCGCTGCATGTATGTATGTCCCATGCAGATCAATATCCCGCAGCTGGTATTTAATGCCAGGGCTACCTGGAAAAAAGAAGACAAACCCAAGGGGATCATCGGATCCTGCGACATGGCGTTGAAGCATGATACCTGTTCTGCCATGGGCGCCAACGAGGAAGATTTCCAGTTTGTTGTGGAAGATGTCCTAGAAGAGTACCAGGAGTCCCAGCCTGAATTTGAGACGATGAAGGCCGATGTCAACCGTAAGGGGGCTCACTATTTTCTGAATCAGAACTCCAGAGAACCGGTGACCGAGCCCGATGAAATGGTGCCCCTGTGGAAGATCATGCACCTGGCCGGAGCCGACTGGACTTACGGGACCAAAGGATGGGCCGCTGAGAATTATTGCATGTTTTCCGCTGATGATGAAAACTGGGAAAAAATTGTCAGAACCAAGGTTAAGGCGGTGGAGGATTTAGGCTGTAAGGTCTGGCTCAACACCGAGTGAGGGCATGAACTCTTTGCAGTCCTGGCAGGACTGAAAAAATTTGACATCCCTTACAACTTTGAAATTAAATCTATTATTCAACTTTACGCCCAGTGGATCAAAGAGGGAAAGCTTAATCCCTCTTCAGACTGGAACAAGGACCGCAAGGTCACATTTACGGTCCAGGATCCCTGTCAGCTGGTAAGAAAATCCTTTGGCGATCCGGTTGCCGAAGATTTAAGATACGTGGTCAAGGCAGTGGTGGGTGAAGAAAACTTCATTGATATGACACCCAACCGGTCCAATAATTTCTGCTGCGGCGGGGGCGGGGGATATCTCCAGTCCGGGTTCCAGGAACAGCGCCGTGCCTATGGTCAGACCAAGGCCAACCAGATTCTGGCCACCAAGGCAGACTATTGCATTACTCCCTGCCATAACTGCCATGCCCAGGTCCATGATATGGCAGATGTCAATGAGCATGCATGGGAAACCGTTCATCTCTGGACCCTTTTGAATCTTTCTTTGGGCATTCTCGGACCCAATGAAAGGGAATACCTGGGTGAAGATCTCAAGGAAGTGGATGTATTCCACCCTGAGTCTGCCATGTAG